The Xiphophorus couchianus chromosome 6, X_couchianus-1.0, whole genome shotgun sequence genomic interval CTTCCTGTTGTGCTGAGATGTTTGTCAATATCTGACTTAACGCTGACTGGGTTCAACATGAGttttaacattatattttgaGTAATTGTTGTAAATTAATTCATcaatgttaataaaaatgtttaatttcttaaCATGGATGTTATTCTGTGAATTCAGGAAACTGAGGCGATGATGGCATTTACATGAACTTGTATTCTTGTTACTTAAATCAGgttgattttctgtttagtttaaaaCCAATGGACCCGTTTCAGtcaaattaatcattttgtaACATACAATCTCATAACTGTAAggatttaggtttctgtgtttgttttctagtCTATTTAGTTCCTGTGTCATCCTGTCTATCCCTGGATTGATCCCAGCTGGGCCCTgtttcctcgtcgggtccttgtctattGTCAGATGTCTGGAAGtcatatttttgtgtctttatctTTCGTTCGTAACCAGTTACTACCAGTGATTGAGCTCTTAGCCTTTTGCTtgcctgtgctgcctggacttatCTGTACTTTTCTTGTCTAACTTCACCGCCTCACAACCAACTCATGACAATAactgttttcttctgttctttatATACCAGTTCTCTGAATATCTCCATGATAATGTTGTAATTTGCATAAATGTGAATCAAAATAAAGTGTGAACATAGAAGTTGTCTAGAAAAATATAATCTGTAATTCTttgatttatgattttaatctATTCTAATATCAGCAACTCCTTCAATAATTTCTTCCTTTCAGTTTATTCTGACAGATTTTGCTGCTTCATGGCGGCCATTTTAAAAACCTCTCCACCATGTTGTTTTCTAGCTCTACAAACATTGAACATCCCTCGACTCTGTgaggtttttctaaaaacaatcagTGAACCTGGAAAATAAATCTCAGCTTCATGGGAATTTAACCTGCTGACAGTTTCTGCAGGAGATTTTATTGACttcaataaaatgataaatgaaagcAGTTCTTTGATCCTTTCATGTTTGAACTCATTTCCTTGAGTCCTGACATGCATGAAAGGACAGATACATCATTGTGGACTTGAGCTGATTTCATgtctctgtttggtttttaagaGGAGAAACTTTATTGTAAAGTTTgaatccagattttattttcttcattaaacatatttagttacattttagCATCTGTATCAGTTTAAATTTATTGGATCCAGAAAAAGGTCAAGGAATCTCATATCAGTTGCTCAATTTTATTCAGATCATTTCAGACCCTAAAAGCTTCTTGGTTGGatcaaacattaattttagttacaaaactgttcaaagttcagaaaagaaatgttataGCTGTGTATTTAGTGAAAcgtttgtttaaatatatatgtaacaAGTAATATTACAAGAGAAGGCAAGTTTTAATTAGTGCAAGTATGCATAATATTGACTTATACAATGAAagattacaaaattaaaatttttcattcaaaaactctgtttgctgctaaattacAGAATAAATAGACACACAATCTCACAAAGAATTAGACAAATAGGAAGTTTATTTATGGTGATCCAAAATGTATTCATAACTAATATTGATGAAGGTCTAACAGAAATCTGTGAGAAGTTCTCCTTAATCCATAATCACAATTATTGGATTAGGTGTTTTGTAATAACAAACTAtcctgcaggtggcagtgtgACATCACAGACAGTTCTAGACAATGAAATAACGTGAGTTTTATCCTATTTACCACaaagaaaaaccaacaacataACACATAAAATCAGCTCCAGTCCATAATGAGACCATATCTGTTGTTTCATGTGTGTTAGGGctcaacaaaatcaaaaatgatcAGCTGGTTTAACTATTTTCAACCTGGCTATGGAAAAAACTGTCTGCACATAAATTTCAGACTAAAATCATTTCTGTCCATTTGTTAATGAACAACaataataaccaaaataaaagtgaagcGATTTAAGTGAATAACGTATCTATGGGATCACAGAACTCAGCAGAAAGTGCCGTATTATACATCCTAACTCCAGCCAGCAGCGGCTGGGTGAATCTGGTCTGGACTGTGTGGAGGAGAGTCATGGTTTCAGAGACGCTGTAGAAGAACAGATCACCTGCGCTGTGATCCAGGTACACTCCAACTCTGGAGCAATGAGGGTCTGAGATgggggttttgttgttgttatgcCAAAATGAATTACTACTTGTGTCAAAAAGTAAAGCCCAGGATTTATCATTATGTCCAAATCCACATTCATTcacacttcctgttctgctgATATTCTTGTATGCGACTGCTACAGAAACCCCCATCCCTCTCCACTCCACTTCCCAGTAACAACGTCCAGTCAGACTCTCTCTGCTCAGAACCTGAAACCATTCACTGAATCTGTCTGGGTGACTGAAGCACCATTGTTGTTGACGTGCAAACGTGACCTTCCTGTTCCCCTCTGACAGTAATAGCTGAGGGTGTGCTGTGTTTGGGTCCAGTGTGATTTCTCGTACATATTTTAAGAAGTCCGCTCGggtctttggttctggttctggcattaaaacacattcagtGTAGAGTTCGACCTCAGGCCATAACAGGCTCTGTAGTACCTCTGCTGAAGAACAGTTCTGTTGGAGGTTCTTGACCGGCTCCACCAGAATGTGATTCTCTAGCAAGAAATCTTCATAATGAGGTTCCAGATGTTCCTCACAGTACCCGTTCTGACAGATTAAACAGAACTTGATGGCTTTCCGTTGTCTTTCAGAGCAGAAATCACAGGGCACATCTTCAGGTCCAGCATAGTGGGGATCAGCAGGAGCAgtagcatcagcagcagcagcttcatgtCGATTGCTCCTCAGTTGCTCCACTGCAGCTACTaatatgatgtttttcttcaggacAGGCCTCGGTGAAAACGTTTTCCTGCATTGCGGGCAGCTGTAGACTCCTTCATTCCAGTGACCCACAATGCAGTTCATACAGTAGCTGTGTCCACAGGGAATAGTCACCGGCTCGGTCAGCAGATCCAAACAGATCGAACAGTTGAAGGTGTTTCGGTCCATCTGAACTGCCTGTTCTGCCATGTCTTCTCTCAGTGACAGTCACTGTGCCAGCTTCACGTccttaaaacacaaactgaactcTGAGCAGAAACTCTGACAATATTATCTGTCAGATTTTGTTGGTTACACCCATCTGTATGCTGACGGAGGGATGGGTAAAGAAATATGTGAACAGACTGGACCTAATGTGATACAAGGAAGATATGGAGGAAATATGACTGCTATTCCAGTCAGAGAAATGctttaagagaaaaacatgaGTGTTAGCATAGAAAGTTTCCTGTCTTTCATTGGTGCTAGTGTgtattgtctgtttttaacattgtgtatgtattttatgttgCCTTGAATCTTTGAAATGCCTGAcattaaaacaagagaaaggaTTTTACAGGAGCTTCCTGGTCACCTGATGACtgaaaaatcttaccaagtggtCAAATTTCTAGAactaatatcttagtacacttgaaacaagagaaaactaacttactgGTAAATTTTCAGCCCGACATAGgggcttgttttaggtcaataattacttaatcttgatgaaaatgtattagttccataggcagattatttcacttgtaacaagacatttttcacttcttataagtgaaataattttccaaaatcattttttgtccatattaaggaatcatttacttaaaacaaactcctatatctcgCTGAAtggttacttgtaagttagttttgttcaGAAACAATATCCAGTGATGTTTGTGTTCATCTTTAAGATGAGTTTACTGGAAAAGCTTCTTCAGGTTctggttgaactggttttaaagagacaggaaggAACAAAAACAATCGCCCTCCATCGATCTATGAACATTGTGAAGAAACCGACAGGAGTGAATGACTtggagagaaaaatgcaactGCATTGTTTGTGtatcagaaatgaaaataaatatgttggcAAAAGACCAACTATGGCTCTATATGAACACTGCAAACCTCTCTTTGTTGCTCGAGTTACATGGAAACAAACTttacaaatgcaaaacagaagTAAAGTTTCTACAGAGAAACATTGAGTCAAATAATCTAATTAAACCCATATTAACTAATTCTgacataaaaaactgaaataaattaaaagttatttttacagttCTAAAAGGTCTTGGAGAgacaataaaaccaaattatGACTTTAGATAATGTTCTGTGGACTACGCTGTTTTGATGTAACAGGGTGTGTTGCAGCCTTTCGTTCCCAAAAAGCCAAAAATTCCAATAAAGGCTGTGGGTCTTAACAGGTGGTTTTGGATTTGTACGCACTTTttaattgattcatttattgtaaaagtagaaataaaataattaccaaaAAAGATCTTGTAACttagtcaaaacaaaaaataatctcaatCTAATGTTTGAAGGTGTAAACAAGTGTAAATAAGTGGTCAAAAAATCATTTCACCAAACCTCCCGTCCACACCAGACATTTACCAAACAATCCACCAAGCACCCTGTGTGTTCTTAATTACT includes:
- the LOC114146317 gene encoding tripartite motif-containing protein 16-like — its product is MAEQAVQMDRNTFNCSICLDLLTEPVTIPCGHSYCMNCIVGHWNEGVYSCPQCRKTFSPRPVLKKNIILVAAVEQLRSNRHEAAAADATAPADPHYAGPEDVPCDFCSERQRKAIKFCLICQNGYCEEHLEPHYEDFLLENHILVEPVKNLQQNCSSAEVLQSLLWPEVELYTECVLMPEPEPKTRADFLKYVREITLDPNTAHPQLLLSEGNRKVTFARQQQWCFSHPDRFSEWFQVLSRESLTGRCYWEVEWRGMGVSVAVAYKNISRTGSVNECGFGHNDKSWALLFDTSSNSFWHNNNKTPISDPHCSRVGVYLDHSAGDLFFYSVSETMTLLHTVQTRFTQPLLAGVRMYNTALSAEFCDPIDTLFT